The following DNA comes from Brassica oleracea var. oleracea cultivar TO1000 chromosome C5, BOL, whole genome shotgun sequence.
TCTTTTTTGTTCAAATGATAATCACATGCATGCGAACACTTGTAAGTTAATTTCCACACCGCATGTTTCATTTATTTAATTAGCTTCTTTTGTGTGAAGATTGTTCTAAGACAGAATCGAAGATGGCAACAAAATCCATGGGAGATATCGAGAAAATAAAGAAGAAACTAAACGTGTTGATCGTCGATGATGATCCACTAAACCTTATAATTCATGAGAAGATCATCAAAGCGATTGGGGGTATTTCACAGACAGCGAATAACGGTGAGGAGGCAGTAATCATCCACCGTGACGGCGGCTCATCTTTTGACCTTATCCTAATGGATAAAGAAATGCCCGAGAGGGATGGTGTTTCGGTACAATTAATTAACAATCTTAGTTTTTGGAAATAAACTAAGTTTTTGGAAATAAACATATTATTTAATTAACCTCATGGTTAATATACTTGTCACTTTCTTATGTTCTTTAATTTGTTGGTTTTATTTAGACAACTAAGAAGCTAAGAGAAATGGAAGTGAAGTCAATGATTGTTGGGGTGACTTCACTGGCTGACAATGAAGAGGAGCGCAGGGCTTTCATGGAAGCTGGACTTAACCATTGCTTGGCAAAACCGTTAACCAAGGACAAGATCATCCCTCTCATTAACCAACTCATGGATGCTTGATGGATATATATTTTATATTATGGAAACACACATAATAACGTCTAAGTGTGTATGTATGCATAGATACTTGCATGTGTGTGTTTTAGAATTTAGGGTTCTTTATCGTCCGTGATATATAATCATGTAAGTTGTTGCTTTAAGCTTATAAAATATTTAAATAAGGGTTTCCTCTACTAGAAAAAAAGTAAATATATATACAATTTTCATTTTACTAAATAAATAGATACTTCGACCATTAACTGAATACATATATATCTCTCTCTATATATATATATATATAACTGATCCAGTTTAATTTAAATAACTATGATATCTAAGATGATGTATGTAGTGTAGCTGATGTTAGTTGAATATATAATTATAACGTTAATTGAACTATATATTAGTGAGAGAAAAAAATATATATTAGTGACTGGCTTATGTTTTAGAAAATGATATCTCGCGAATCTAGCTGGTTTGTACATTTATGTTTCCTTTATATTATTTTCCAGAAGTGCTTAACTTTTAGATTTTATTTTGTTTTTGTATGTAAATTGATAAATGACCTATAAATTTCATATCCCTCAGTCCTAATTACATATACAAGACACATAAACGTTATTAGATATAATACTTTTTGTTTTTTTTAGGTCAAATAATACTTTTTGTTATCCGCTGTACTTCATATTATTTTCTCCAACATTATATGTCATAAAGAAGACACAGCATATCTTACTTTGAAATTGATAAGTTTATGCAGAAACGAGTAAATTCTGATTTCAGCGGCTTATATCATCTTAGCTAGATTTGATTACGCATTGGATGGTAGACGTTCAATTGTATTTGTAATAATTATTTTGACGGCTGTTCGGATATCAATCAGATAACTAAAATTCGAATAAATCTACTCTCTCTTTTTTTGCATTTGACAATTCTAGCTTTTTAAAAACAGTAGAATGAATTTACAGATTCTTTTCTTTTCTCTCTGTTCTCTAAAGTTTACTTGTATCCTTTTGCAGCTAAAACTCGTGAGTCGAAATCTAACAAGCTTAGGTTATGTGTCAGTGTCTAAAGTGGGATTATATTCTACCTTTTTGAGTTGTTAACTTGTTTTGTGTTTAATGTAATATGAATTCACTTTTCAAAGCATCTAATATATCTCAGGAAAGTTCATATTTGCTATATTTAGGCTAACCAATATTTTATATTACTTTTAGGGCGTATTGGTTTGATTCGGCAATGCTTGAATGCTCGAGAGCTTGAACCGAAAAACATAGGATCTAACTGTTGAGTAGGCCTACTGTTGAGCTCTGCTGTTTCCTTTACATACTTTAGATCGTCGATTAGATCGTCCGAACATTTCCTATATACCATATCTTCTGAGATTTTAATTTCAGACAAACAAAATGACTGAGGTTGTGTGTTGTAGAAAAGCTAGTATAATATATGCAGTAACGAAGTCATTGTTTTTTGGGAGGGAATGTCAAGAAATTAAACTTTTAAAGTAGGACTAGTAGAAATGAATTTTAAATATAGATTACTAGTATCAAAAATGAAAATTACAATAACAGTAGATATATGTATCATTTGGTCAATATAAATATATATATATATATATATATATATATCTTAATATTTATTTTACATTATATATTAATAATTGTTTGATAATATATGAAATGCCAAATAAAAGATATCACGCTTGGAGGATTTATCCCTTAAATAGTTGATAATAATTTTTAGATTATTTTCCTCATAGATAAAAGGGAAAAATAGAATAAAGATTATAATCTAGATGAATTAATTATTTTCCACCGTATGTATAAATATTATGTTCATGACTTTCATATACTTCTCTCGTATATATATTATTTACTTAACTATATAGCACAGAGATTTGGCACGTAACATATCTTCAAATGTTTGTAAGTACAGTTGATTAAACAATTATATCCTAGTCAAACGATGTATTCTAGTGTGTATTATGTCCTGGCGAAATTTCTTCGGTTAAAGTATATATGTACATATTTTCTCGGTCTTCTTCCTGTGCATCTTGATTATATATTGTCTATATTGTCCATCATCAGTTTAACGCAAGAGTCTAGGGACGTTGCTGTCTAGTTGATTGAATCATGTATATTTAATACGTATATATATTAAAGCACACACAAAATCAGCGGAAACAAGCGCAAGCGCAGTAGCAAGAGTCGGTTATTTTCACTGTTCGCGGATCCAACTGCCACGCGGCGGTCCGCGATTGGTTCATTTTTAATTTTATTTTTTTAATCGTACAAAAAAAAAAAAAAAAAAAATTAAGGACCCCATCGGTACTAGTGTTAATTATGCCCTAACACTCACGAAACACACATACTCTTGTTCTCTCTCTTAAAAAAAAACACACGCATGCTCTTGTTTATACCGTTTCTATATAATTCGATACAATATATAGCATATATTCAAGACAAACATGACCAGCTTTTGTTAATTTTGTCGGTTATTGTTGTGAAGTGTTGTTGCAGTAGTAAATCAAAGGAGGAAGAAGAAGAAGTACCGGCAGGACAAGTCGTGAAGAAGACATTTAAGAAACTATGCGTTTTGGTCGTTGATGATGATCGATCGTGCCGTTCACTGTACATGGGATTCATCCAAATGCGTGGAGCATTTCCTTAATTACATGGCGGAAAATGGTGAGGAGGCAGTGAACCTCTACCGCGATGGCCAAACCTTCAACCTTATCCTCATGGATAATGAAATGCCTGTGATGGATTGAGTTTCGGTACGTACCGCGTTATAGTCAATTTTAGTTAACTAACCGACCAACAATAACCAAATTCAAATGAATTGACGCAGTCAAAATCAATGTTCTGAAATTTGGTATAAGCGGACGTCTATGCACTCGTCTAGACGATAAATCAGTTATAATATTTTTTTTAAATGGTCTAAAATCTAATTGGCGTTTATAACTCATACAAAAAATAATTCTTTAAAAATGATTAATTAATGTCTAGCAATTTTTAAACATTTGTTAAAATATGTATATGGAATTTGAAAGTCAGTTCAAACTCCCAGTGTTAACACGTTAAACACGTATAATGTTGTGCAAATAGTTCAGTTAAGTTTCATCCTTCCAAGTTTCGACCATTGAATCAAGAACATTATGAACCAAAGCACATACTAATCTATTAATTTACGAAGTAGTTTTAACCAATTATATTGAAAAGAAACTTTAATGGCCGGCTTGATCATTCACTAGTATGATAGAGTCGTTTTTTTCTCACTGGTTAGGCAACCAAGGAGCTAAGAGACCTAGGGGTGACGTCAATGATCGTGGGACTGACGTCACATGAGGACGAGAATAGTGTATTTATGGAAGCTGGAGCTGACCACTGCTTGGCCAAGCCCATAACATTTGAGAATATCTACTTGCTCATCGAGCAGCTAAAAGACGAAGGATAATGACGCGCGACTATATATTTATCCATTTTTTGTTCTCACTAAAATAAACCAAATACTAGTATAATATAACAGGCTTCAAGAACATATTTTAAATATATTGTATATGTTATATATAGTTTCGTGAAAATGTAACAATGAACAGATAAAAGCATTTGTCTAATAATGGCATACATATTGTTCAATTTCTCTATATTATTTGTGATATATTCGTTACATTAATTCGAGTGGTAGCTAATAATTGTTGTTGAAAATGGCAACTAAACAGCATTTAAGCACAAATATGCGAGCGTCGAATGTTATTAAGATTGGTTTAAGCCTTGTAGCCTTAGAGGTTAACAAGGAATGTTAGTATATTCGATAGATTAGAACGCACTACTAGTAAATTAAAAAGAAACCGAAGAGTATTAATTAGTAGCAGAAAGATTGTTAAAACATCAGAGGTCCAAAACTCATTTTATTATATACAATGAAATCTGTCTGTTGTATCATTGTATAATATATGTTTGTCCTGTCAATGTGATAAATCTCAGACATAACTTAGCTTCAACTCCAAACTTAAGTGCAATCTCTAACGGTATTGAATTTGCTGCATGAACCCAAAATCATAAACCCTAGCCACCACCCGGTTTAAGTAACCCAGCTGAATGAAGCTGAAAGCCACCCGGTTTATCTTACCTAGGCCCTAAATCATATAATTAGCCCATAGTTACCTTAGATTTAATGGGCCTAGAAAACTTAACTAAGCCCATTATCACATCTCCCTTGTATAAAAAGCTTTACGCTTGTTACGGAGACCTTTCATTAGGGTTTTCTCTTCTTCTCATTTATCACTTCGGCTGCTGCAAGTGACCACCGAATCATAAAACCCTAGCCATGGCGACGAAACCAGCTAAACAATCCGTGCAATGCTTCGGGAGGAAGAAGACCGCCGTCGCCGTCACCCACTGCAAGCCCGGGTGCGGTATGATCAAGCTCAACGGTTCCCCGATCGAGCTCTTCCAGCCCGAGATCCTCCGGTTCAAGATCTACGAGCCGGTCCTTCTCCTAGGGAAGCACCGTTTCGCGGGTGTCGACATGAGGATCCGTGTTAACGGTGGTGGTCACACTTCACAGGTCTACGCGATTCGTCAGAGCATCGCCAAGGCGTTAGTTGCTTTCTACCAGAAGTACGTTGACGAGCAGTCGAAGAAGGAGGTCAAGGATATCTTGATAAGGTACGATAGGACTCTTCTCGTTGCGGATCCGAGGAGGTGCGAGCCGAAGAAGTTTGGTGGGCGTGGTGCTCGTTCTCGTTTCCAGAAGAGTTACCGTTAATCAAAATCTGGTTTGTTCATTGCTCAAAATGAGACGTTAGACTCTCATTTGCGTTTTTTTTTTCAATTGTTATTGGATAATGGTTAATTTGCCAAAGAACTTTTGTTTTTTTTACAATGTCTGCTCGTTTAATGTCTTTACTCCGATTACTATTTTATTTTTGTTAATTGATTGGTCGCTTAAATGATTGGGTATTGGTGAAATGGTCTGCGTAAGAGTGAAACTTAGGTTGATGATATTTACTTTTGGACATCGAATCACTCTGCTATAGTGTCTGACAAGTAGTTGCATTTTGTCACGCTACTCAATTAAGCTATGTGTTTTTCGAGTTTAATGATGATTTTGTTTAGAAATGTTGGAAGAATTCAACCAATTTTGTTTTGTTCATCATGTTTTTTTGTTTGTGTTGTAGAGTTTTTATTCATGGAACATAAGCTTCATGGTTTTTTGAAATGAAAAAAAAAAAGTACTGAAACTTGTTGAAACTTGAATGCTAAAGTAGTATTATCAGGTCTCTTTAGAATGATAAAATGTATATGGAACGGTATAACCGGGTGATTGTTATCTTTATAAGATGATTTCGCCTTCTCCAACTTTTGAAAATTTGATTACACGAAAGAATTTGAAAGCAATTTCAGTATCTGATAGCCTGTTTCTTCTAGACGATGAGAAATAGAGAAACAACATTGTTTGATTGATCCGTTCCATAAGCAAATACGATTTACATGTACACTGTAATTTGGTTTAGCAGTAATAAATAGAAGAATTAACTAAAGCAGGCCCAATTGGCCCATCATACATCACATTTTTAGATCCAACAAGGATCCATCACACTATTGTTTGATTGATCTGTTCCATAAGCAAATACATTAGTGTCTCTGACTCTCTGGTACAATATACCTTGTAAATAGGTTTAGCAGTAATAATAGAAGACTTAACTAAAGCAGGCCCAAGGCCCATCACACTTCACGTTTTGGATCCAACAAGCATTCGTCTTTAGTTTCAGCTTCCGGAATACGCAAAAATGTCAAAATGCCCTTACTTTATTAGCAAATTTACAAAACACCCAAAATTAAATCTAAATTCAAAATCTCCGTAAACACCTCCTTCTCACGTCGATACCATCTCCGGCCATCGATCCGCTGCCGTCATGTCGTCGACAATATCGGAATCCTCCAAATCGTGGCCGCGGAAAGGATCCCTGCGAACCACAGTGGTGACTGGTGAGTATTCGTTAGCCTCCGATCGAGTGTTGTGTGATTTTTATTCTTCAAATGATCTGAATCTCAAAAAACTGACCGATTTGATTTTTTTTTTTTTGTAGATTCATGTTTTATAGATGAGAAAAAATCGCATCATCAGTATGAAACTCCACCGGGTTGCTGTTTACAACGCATAACGAGGTTCATTTTACACGATGAAGATGTGTATTATGAGGTATTGATCTCTTTGCCATGAAACTGCATAATTAATCTGTGGAATTAGATTTTGATGGAGACTTTGATTTGATTACTTGCCTACTTTTCTTTTTTTTTCCTAGCTGCTTCTTTCTCAACTGAGTGTTAAATGACAAATTATATTGAAACTCTACATTGGATGTGTGTCTGTGAAGATAAGAAGTGGCCCAGTCTCAAGATAATAAAGGTTCTTGGCTTCTTAGAAACTTACAAACGATGGTGGAGCCTAGACTTGACTGGGGACATCAACTTTTTCAGTTAAAGTTTGTGGCTTTCTCATCCTACGGTAAAGTCATCATTTATGGACTTTGTGTCCCCACTTGTCTTAGTCTACAGCTCCTTCCAGGAATCTTCCTGATTGGTAATTAAAGACTTGGTTGGACATCTCATGCTTTCCTTCTTACTACGCTGATAATACATTTGTGTCCATGCCAATCCTTTTTTTTCATTTCGCAGATTGGTTTTTCTGAAAGACATTTTCAGATCTGCTCGTCTGATGGCTCTTTCTGCTTTGCCTCGCCTTTGTGAACACCATGTCTTTCCTAGCTTCCACGGGCCAGATGTCCGTAGAGGCTTTCTCAGCTACTTACTGAAGGAGTTCAGGGAGAAAGGAATCGACGTCTTCATAGACAATGACATAGAGAGGAGCAAGTTGATTGGTCCCGAGCTCACAGAAGCTATAAGAGGATCGTTAATTGCAGTTGTCTTGATCTCGAAGAACTACGCTTCATCAACATGGTGTCTGAACGAGTTGGCGGAGATCATGAAGTGCAGGGATGAAGATAAGCAGACGGTGGAGGTGATTTTCTATGAAGTGGATCCATCTGACGTGAAAAAGCAGAAGGGAGACTTCGGAGCTGTCTTTGAGAAAACTTGTGCAGAGAAGACAACGGAGGAAATTGAGAGATGGAGGAAAGCTTTGCAGATTGTGGCTCAACTCGCTGGTTACCATACAAGTAACTTGTAAGTCCTTTCGCTTTCCACTTGAATGACTGGTCCTAATCTCTTTTACACATCTGAGTGTATATATCTGGTAAACACTATAGCGAGGGAGTGAGATAGGATCATTAATTATAGTTTATGAGTTAAGTTTGTTTAGATCTGGGGAAGAAATTGGGCATTATCATGTAAAATTTTCATTGTTCTGTTGATATATTTTTGATTTACTTGTCATTTATTTTCTGACTATTTGACAGATGTATTCATCTCTTTCTCTTTTAGTGATGATGATGCAGCCATGATTGAAAGAATTGTTATTGATGTTTCGAACAAGCTCAATGATTATACAACATCAAATGATTCCAACAGCTTGGTTGGGATTGATATTCATATCGGAGAGATAGAGTCATTGTTGTCCTTAGAATCAGCTGAAGTTCGGATGGTTGGTATCTGGGGCCCTGCTGGAATTGGTAAGACGACCATCGCCAGAGCTTTATATAGACAGCTCTCTAGTAAGTTTACACATGCTGCTTTTATTGAGAGTATCAAAGGAAAGTTTGAGCTAAACTATCGAGACGAGCACGCCTTCATGTTGCATTTACAAGAACAACTTTTGTCTAAGACTTTAAATCAGAAAGATCTAAAAATAGGTCATCTGGGTGTGGCAAAGGCAAGGCTGAAGAACAAGAAGGTGCTTGTCGTTCTTGATGATGTGGATGACTTAAAGCAGCTAGAAGCTATGACTGACAAAACTTGCTGGTTTGGGCCTCAAAGTAGGATTATCATCACGACAAAGGATAAAAAGCTTTTGGTAGCACATGAGATCAACCATATTTACCAAGTGGGTTTTCCATCTACATCTGAAGCTCTTGAAATTCTCTGTCTGTCTGCTTTTCGTCAAAATTCACCTTCATTAGGGTTTGAGGACATGGCCATAGAAGTTACACGGCTCGCCGGCCGTCTTCCTTTGGGTCTACGTGTTTTTGGCGCTTATCTGCGAGGAATGTCCAAAGATCAGTGGATACATGCATTGCCTCGACTTAGGACGAGTCTTGATGGGGATATTGAGAAAGTATTAAGGTTCAGCTATGATGCTTTATGCAAGGAAGATCAAGAATTGTTTCTTCATATAGCATGTTTTCTCAAAGGTGAATGGATTACTGACGTGGTGGAGTGTCTTGCGGAGAGTCGTTTGAACGTCAACCACGGGCTCCATGTGTTGTTCGATAAATGTTTCATATCTTTACGCAAATGGGGACGGTTGGCGGTGCATAATTTGCTTGAGCAATTGGCTAAAGATATTGTCCGTAAACAGTCTGATAATCCTGGGAAACGTCAGTTCTTGGTGGATGCTCAGGACATTTGTGATGTACTCGAGGAAAATGCTGTAAGTTTTGAGATAAACTGTATCCAGTCTTTTTTTGTTACTATTTTTTTCGATCATTTGTAGCTAATTTAAGTTCATTCAGGGCACTGAAACTATTAGAGGAATAGATTTTGACTTATCGGAAGTCAGGGGAAACTTAATCATTGACGAGCGAGCCTTTGAAGGGATGTCTAGGCTCCAGTTCTTAAGATTCCGGAAACGGGGTTTGTATGAAAACACCAAACTTCTCTTACCCCAGGGTCTGAAGTTTAGAGCTAGTAAACTTAGATTTCTTGAATGGGATCAGTTTCCGCTTACATGTTTTCCTCGTGAGTTTCAACCACGGCGCCTTGTCAAACTTATGATGAAGCACAGCAAGCTTGAAAAGCTGTGGGAAGGACCTATTGTAAGTAGTTTTATGCGTGCTTTACCATTGAATTAAAGTTCTTTGCATTTCATTTTATAAACGCAGTCTTGTCTTCTGCCTTAATTTATAATATGCGCAGCCGCTCCCATGTCTGAAGCTGATGGAGCTGTCTAGTTCCAGCTACCTCAAAGAACTTCCGGATCTGTCTAATGTCACTAATCTTAAGACACTGAATGCTTGTTATTGCTCAAGTCTGTCGGAGATCTCCTCCATTGGGAAGTCCACTAGTCTCGAGGAGTTGAATCTCGCTTGTTGCTTCGAGTTGATTGTGATCCCTTCTTCCATCGGGAATGCCATTAATCTCGAGATATTGAATGTCGGGATATGCCAGGGTCTGGTTGAACTCCCATCCTCTATTTGGAGCCTCAAGAAGTTAAAGAAACTGTTAATTTTTGGATGCTCAAAGCTAAACCATTTGGGGTCACAGTTGAGAAGCTTTCCTGATTTTTCCGGAAACATTACAGAATTCGATATGAGTAATACAGCGATAGAAGAATTCCCTTCATCAATCATGGCTTTTTCGTGTCTTCGTAAGCTCTCAACAATAACTGCGGAAAGCTTCAAGGTGTTTCCAGATGTTCCTGACACCATCGAAGTGATACATTTGCACAATGCGGGAATAGAAGAAATTCCTCCCTCGATTCAGAATCTCTCACGTCTCACTGAACTGAGCATGCTTAGCTGCAAGAAGTTAAAGGTCCTTCCAACCAACGTCAACCTGCAATCTCTCCATTCACTTGATCTCAGTTCCTGCACACAATTGAGAACGTTTCCAGAGATATCTACAAGCTTTAGATTTCTTAATCTGAGCAATACTGCTATAGAAGAAGTCCCTTCATCCATATGGTCTTGGTCCAGTCTTCTTGAATTGATCTTGGAAGATTGCAACAGCCTTCTGGTGTTCCATAGTTTTCCTGACAACATCGAAGAGTTGGACTTGGACTTGAGCAATACGGGAACAGATTTCCAAGGTGAGGGTCTGGACAGTGTTCAAACATTAGGTATAAACCTCAAAGGGTGCAAGAATCTTGGTTCATTGCCCCACATTCCGCATTTCGTCTCAACCCTTGATGCATCTAACTGTGAGTCGCTGGAGAGTATAGATGGCTTCTTTACCAATCCAGAAAGATGTCTCAGCTTTGCTAATTGTTTCAAGCTGAGCGAAGCAGCGAGAGAACTCATCGAGGAATCGGATTACAAGTTTGCGCTCTTACCTGGTGGAGAACTGCCTGCAGACTTTGATCACCGAGCAAGAGAGGGTTTACTAACTGTCAATTTGTATCCGAGCCCTCTTCCTTTATTCTTCAGATTTAAAGCTTGTCTTTTGCTGCTTCATAGACAATATGATGAGGACGAGGATGAAAGTGAGGAGGATGAGGACGAGGATGAAAGTGAGGATGAGGAGGACGAGGATGCCAGTGAGGAGGATGAGGACAATAAATTGATGTGCGACATCCGGTGCGTTCAGAATGGCGTCGATATTGGACGTGGATCATGCAAGTACAAGCTGCCCGCAATACTGGGATCCAAGGAGCATCTGTATTTCTTGAAATCTTCCATTTCACTAAACCTTCCTAAAACAGGTGTGAATTTCAGCGAGCTTAATTTTGAGTTCAAGACCACTAGTAAATACTGGGATGTAAAAGACTTTGCTGTACAAATCTTGGAAGACCCTGATGTTCATGATGACCAAGGATGCTGTGAAGATACTCACAACGAAGCTGAGTACAATGAAACTGCTGACATCAAGATAGAGAAACTTACACGCTGGAACAATGTGAAGAAGAACCTATTTAAGAGGTAAGCTTTCTTGAAAGAAGCAACTTATTGATTTAACGATAAGAATTGGGATAACAGCACGGTTTCAACAATCCCACACGATTTTGAGCTTCATTGTTTTCTCATGCAGTGACTAATATTAATTTGGATTCTGACAATGTTTGTGATTAACCAAATCAGGTTTCCGTGCGACATGGATGAAAGAGTAGAGAGGGCAGAATAGGTATTGTGGCCGTGTATCTTATCTTTGCGTATAGGTATTGTCGTTTACAAAATAGGCTTTTGTTCTATGTATGGCATTAGCAGTACTGTACATATCAGTGAGCTGGTTTGGCGTACTGATTGCTCTCTGACTAGAAAACCAGACACAACCATGTGATTCAGAGGGCATTTTCAGTACATATCAGTGAGATGGTCTGTCTCTAATCAAGAGGGAATGTTCCTGAAACTGGGATTAATGATTTTGTCTGTGGAATGTGTGATCTATAAGTTGTTTGTTTTTATTTTTTTTGAGGCATCTACTTTTAATATTGGTTAAACAGACATATTATAGCACTGTTAAGAAGAATGTAGGATGACTGCACTGATCTTTATATGAAGTCATATTTCTTGAGAGTGTGTTTGTTGTACATGATATAAGGTTGTACATCCAATAACACTGCCATCTTTGAAGTATTAGTCTTAATACGTTACTGTTTTATGATTAGAAGCTTGACGGTTCATTACGTTTGATTTCCTCAAGAATTTTTAAAATAAAAATATTTAACTAACTAACAATATTGGGATGCTAAGATCTAATTATCATAGTCAGTTTTAGTTCTGAGGATTGTTTTAGCACATTTATAAGAATCTTAAAAGAGAAATTGAATCGCATATACATAAGAAAAAAGGAATTAAGTTTATACCCATAACACCATTTTGGTTATGATGTATTATATATCGCTATGGAAAGTGTTTAAAATACTCATTTTCTGTGCGTGTAAACGTGAATGCGTGCTTCTTCTCTTCATTCTGGAAATTGAAAAAATTGTTTTTACTTTTCAAATTTTTGCTAGCGACGAAGAAGAGGGATTCGAAGAAAGTGCGTAAAAATTTGAGTTCAAAAACCGAAAAGTTGAAACCAACGATGAAATATTCAGTCGTGCGGCATAAGTAGGATATTGAAAGTTAGGTTCCAATGGTTCTTTCAATTTCACGCCAGCGCGATTTTTCCAAAGCCAATGAATCAAGGTAAATTTGGTTTGATTTCATATAGTCTAAGTTTCGAACCGATCTTGTCATGTATTGACAAAAATTAAATTGGTAACATTTTTATTTTTTCAGATTCAGTCAGTTTCAGTGTTTTCTTTCCAACAGAAAGTTCTCGGTTAGGGGTTGAGGAGACAGTTATGTCGTGTGATGATAGGACTATATTATATGAGAGATGTTCGTAGTATAATTACCCAAAATAATTTAAAATAGTGTGATCTATATACATTGTGCTTCCATTATTGTGTTGAATGGTGTGAATGCTTTGTCTATAATAAATATAAAATGTTAGTTGTCACTTGTATAGCTATGGATGCGTCTTTTTTACTATAGTATTGGATATAGTAGACATGCTTAGTATAATCTGCGTGCGTGATTGTGTCGTATTATGCATGTTGTGTCTACTAAATGGAAAATGTTAGTTGAAATAGTTGGTTGCAGGATTGTGAAGTTTGTTGTGCATGCTCTGTCTATAGTATATTATGAAAACTATTAGTACTATATGTTACTAGTATTTTATCATATTTTCAGA
Coding sequences within:
- the LOC106292662 gene encoding 40S ribosomal protein S16-3-like, with amino-acid sequence MATKPAKQSVQCFGRKKTAVAVTHCKPGCGMIKLNGSPIELFQPEILRFKIYEPVLLLGKHRFAGVDMRIRVNGGGHTSQVYAIRQSIAKALVAFYQKYVDEQSKKEVKDILIRYDRTLLVADPRRCEPKKFGGRGARSRFQKSYR
- the LOC106294222 gene encoding two-component response regulator ARR22-like, whose product is MATKSMGDIEKIKKKLNVLIVDDDPLNLIIHEKIIKAIGGISQTANNGEEAVIIHRDGGSSFDLILMDKEMPERDGVSTTKKLREMEVKSMIVGVTSLADNEEERRAFMEAGLNHCLAKPLTKDKIIPLINQLMDA